The DNA region CTCGACCGTGAGCACATTGCGCTCCACCAGCGCCTGCATTCTCAACGCCGCGTGCAGGGTGGTCGACTTGCCCGAGCCGGTCGGGCCGGTCAACAGGATCAGCCCCGAGGGGCGACTGAACAGGGGGCCAAGCGCTTCCACGTCCTCGGCCAGGAAACCGAGATCGGTCAGCTTGTCCAGCGCGTTGCGTTCGGGCAGCAGGCGCAGGACCATGCGCTCGCCATGCTCGGCAATCAGGGTCGAGACGCGCATGGTGAAAGGCTGATCCATCACCTCGCGGCTGAAGCTGCCGTCCTGCGGCAGTCGCTGCTCGGCTACATCCATTTCCGCGCACAGCTTGATGAAGCTGGTGACCCGGTCAAGCGCCGGAGAAAGCGCGAACATGGGCCGCAGCACGCCGTCTATGCGAAACAGCACGTGACGGCTGTCGACACCGGGGGCGATATGAATATCGGTGGCGCGTTCGCGTACCGCCAGGTTGAGCAGGTGATCGACCAGCTTTTCAGGGCTGTAGACCCGGTCGCGGTCGTTCTCCAGCAAGCGTATCTCGCGCTGCAGCACCGTTTCCTGGGGGTTGGCGGCAAAATAGAAGTGCTGCCGGATGGCGCGCTTGATGCCGGCAAAGTCGCTCTGGACAAAACGGATGTCCCACCCGGTCCTGCGCTGCACCAGGTCACGCACATGCTCGGGGCTGCCATCGCCCAGGGCCACGGTGGCCAGACCGTCGCGCACACTGATGGGCAGAAAACCGTTTTTCAGACATAGCGACTGGTTGAACGGCGCCATCGCGTCGGCGGACGGCTCGGGCAGATCGTCGACATCGACGAACTCGCCGCCTTCGGTTCGCTGCCGTGCCAGCAACTGGGCGATTTCCTTCTGCGTGGCAAAGCCATGCTCCACGAGGAGATTGCCAAGCAAACCGCCTTCCACGGCCTGCTTCTGCAGGGCATAGTCCAGCTCGGTCTGGCTGATCAGCCCCTGCTGCCTGGCCAGCGTGCCCAGGTTCCAGCGACCACCGGCATTGGATCCTGATCCGGTTATCGGCTCTTGAGCCGGCATATCGAGCATCTCGTCAACCTCCTGAATGTGTTTCATCTGACTTGCGCGCTTCATGCCGGGCCAGTGCTTGCAACAGCCCAGAGGTCAAGGCATCGGGACGACCATGTGTCGGCAGACCCGACTGCTGCTGAAACGCTTCCACTGCCGAACGCGTGATCGGACCAAACCAGCCGTCGACGCCATCGGCATCGAGCAGGCCGAGCTCGAACAGCAGGCGCTGAACCTCGCGCACATGGCCGCGATCACCGACGCCGGGTACCGGCTCGACCGCCAGCCAGTGCCTGTCGGCCTTCTCGAAGCGGCACAGGTGTTCGCTCCCGTCATCGCCATCCAGCGCCGGCGGCTGCGGGTACAGGCCGACGGCCTCGCCGTGGCGCTCCAGCAGTTCATCCAGGCAAGGGGGTGTGGTGTCCGTTGCGGAAGTCTCTTCCAGGCCCGCCAGCCATTCTGAATCGAGCGGCTTCACGACCGGCGCCGGCACGGTATCGGTCTGCGATGCGGTTTCACGTTGCGGGTCCAGCCCGAACACCAGTGCGCTGGACAGTACCGCGGCTGCCGCGAAACTCAGCGCCGGCGCGCGCCAGGCATGATGGCCGGACACCATCTCCAGCTCCCCGGCGGCCTGGCGCACCATGGCGACGCTGATATGCTGCTGCGCCGCTCCGATCAGTGCATACAGACAACGGTCCAGCAACAGGTGAATCCGGCGCGGATTGCCCTTGCTGCATTGCCACAAGCAGCGCAGCGCCGATGCCGAAATACCGATCCGGCCCGCGCTGCCGGCCGCATCCAGGCGAAAGCGCACGTAGTCGCTCAACTCCGCGCGCGACAGCGGCTCCAGGTCCAGCCGATAGACGATACGACTCGACAGCTGTCTCAGATTCGGCGCGGACAGACGATCATCAAGCTCCGGCTGTCCGCACAGAAGAATCTGCAGCAGCTTGTGCTGATCGGTCTCCAGGTTGCTGAGCAGCCGGATCATCTCCAGGCTTTCGGCATCCAGGTTCTGAGCGTCATCGAGCACCAGCAGGCAGGTGCGCCCGGCCTCGGCACGATCGATGAGGAAATGGTTGAGCCTTTCCAGGTTGTCGCTGACCGAGTCGCCTGCATCCAGACCGAAATCGCTGCAGATGGCCTGCAGCAGCTCGCCGCCGCGCAGGAAGGTATTGAAGATCAGCGCATATTCCAGGGTGTCGGGATCGAAATCGGCCAGCAGCCGGCGCAACAGCGTGGTCTTGCCCAGTCCGATTTCGCCGGTAACCAGCAGAATGCCGCGCCGGGCCTCGATGCAGTGCGCCAGCTCGGCCAGAGCGGCTTCGCGTCCCCGGGGCAGGAAATAGCTGTTGGCATCGGGTGTCACCGGAAAGGGGTGACGCTCCAGCCCGAGAACCTGATCCGGCGCCATCGTCGACATCGTTACTGCCCCAGTGAACGTGACAGAGAACGCAGCGTGGACGAGTCCACATCTTGACGCGCGGCCTGCTCCAGCAATCTGCGGGCCGCGCCACGCTCGTCCAGCGCGAGGTGCGCATGAATCAGGTTGACAAAGGCCTGCTCATCATCCGGAACACGCCGCAGGATGTCCTGGTAGGGCGAGACGGCCCGGCGGTGGTCGCCGCTTTGCAGGTAGAACCATCCTTCGGCGCGCAGCCGCGTGAGGTGATCGCGCGGCAATACCGCCTGCAGTTCGGCCAGCGCTTCCTCGGCTGCCTCCCAGTCGCGATTGCCGATGGCCGACAGCAGGTCGGAATGCAGCTCGCGCGCCGCCGCACTTCGGCGGGCCACGCTCACACTGACCTGACCGGCCTCCTCGGCCGCGGTTTCAGGGCCGGTTTCCCGGTCGGATGCGGGCTTCGAATCCGACTTCGAATCCGGCGACGGTTCGGGTTCGCTATCCGCTGTTCCGGTCGACGCCTCCGCGTCTGTCGCGGATCGTGCCTGTTGCCCATTGCGCTCACCGCCCCGGTCTCCGGCGCTTGCGACCGAGGCCACCTCAAGCGGCCGGAGATCAACCGCCCGGGCCACCTGAATCGGCTCGACTTCCTCGATCGGGGCGGCAAGAGCATCATCGGACCGACGCTGGCCGGAAGCCGGCCTCGAACGCTCAGTTGGTTCGGCTGCAGGCTCCTCGACCATCGCCGACACCTGCCGTTCGGGGCTAACCGCGGCGATTTCCGTGATGGCCGTTTCCTGCCCGTCCGTGCCACCGTCGGCATTGATGGAGAAAACGGTTGAAACCAGGATGGGCAGCGCCAGCCCGGTGGCTGCCAGCCCGCCGAGCGTGAGCGTGCGGCGAGTGACTTGACCTGTCCGGGAGCGGGCAGCGGCATACACCTGCCGCTCGGTCGCGGCATCCGCTTCCACGCGTTGCAGGGCCTGGTGAATCAGACTCATTGACTGTGCACTCGCAGGGCGATGACCAGTTCACGGGTTTCGCTTTGTTCACGACGCTGTCCGAACAGGCGGCCGAACAATCCGATGCGGGACACGCCGGGCACCCCGGTGTCGTTGGTGCCATGACTCTGATCGATCAGCCCACCGATCAGGGCCATGTCGCCATCGCGCAGCTGCAGCGTGGTGGTCAGACCCTTGAGGTTGACCCGCGGCAGCGAGATGCGGGTATCACCCCCCACGTCAACCAGTGCCAGGCTGCCCTCGTCGACTTCGGTCTGCATCGGATGGATCAACAACTCGATCACCCCGTCATCGCGCAGGTAGGGAACAACGGCCACCATCACGCCGGAGAAGACCGAGTCGGTTTGTACTTCCGTGCGGGTGCGCCCCGCGGTGGTTTCGGTGCCGGTATCGGTGACCGATGTACTGGACACGAAGCGCGACGTGGTGCCGACATTGAGCAGTGCCGGCGAACCGTTGCGCGCCATGATGTTGGGGTTCGACAGCACCGAGACATGGCCAAAGGAATCGAGCGCATTGAGCACGGCGCTGAAGTTGTCGGACTGATAGGCCCCGCCCAGTCCACCGCTGCCCTCGCGGCCCAGGGCCCGCTCCGGCAGCACCACGCCTCGCTCGGGCAAACCCTGGTCACCCGGCGGCAGGCTCGCGGCCGCCTCGCCGATGCGGCCGCCCGAACCACCGATGGTGCCGGCGAAACGATTGCGCAAAAGGTTCCAGTCAATGCCGAACTCGAACTGATCGCTCAGGCGAACGTCGATCAACTGGGCCTCGATGAAGACCTGGCGCCCGATCACGCTGCGCAGGCGCTGAATGAACTTGTCGACCGTGGCCACCTCCGACGGACGGGCCTTGAGATAAAGCGAACTGGACGACTCGTCCACCGAAATGACCGTTGCATCGCTATCGCTGGTCCGCAGCACATTGGCCAGCGCATTGCGCACCCCTTCGTAGGGGTTGGTGTCGCTGCCGCCGCTGGCATTGAGCGTGATGTCGCCACGCAGGGCGCTGCTGCCACCACCGCCACCGGTCATGCCGCTGCCGCCGCCTCCGCCTTCGGTACCGGCACCGAAGACATTGCCGCCGGCGCTGAGTTGCAGATCGGACTGGGCATTGAGAAAGTCCAGCGAGTAGGTCTTTTCCTCGAAGAGCCGGACGCGCAGGGTGTTGCCGCGCACCTCGCCGTGCACGTTGTAGACCGACAGGATCTGGTCCAGCGCCTCGCGCAAGCTGACGTTGTCCAGCGACATGGTTGCGCGCTGACCGAGCGCATAGACTTCCGGGTCGACGATCAGGTTGAGATCGGACTCCTCGCTCAGGGCACGCAGCGCCTCACTGATGTCCGCGCCGTCGACCATCAGCGTGATGGTCTCGGCCTCCAGCGGATCGAAGGCAGGCGCCACCGGCTCGGTTTCCTCGAGCTCACGGCGCCGTTCGATCTTTTCGCGCAGCATGTCCACGGTGCGGGCCAGTTGCTCGGAATGCTGCGCTGCCCGCTCGGCAACCGCGGGAGCGGATTCAGTATCCGGCTCGGTGCGCTCGAGGTGGTCCAGGCTGCGCGGCGTGGCGCATGCAGTCGCGACCGCGACCAGCGCAATGGTCAGCAGCATTCTCGAAACGGTGACGGTCTGAAAAGTCATGCGGTTCATGTATTCGGTTCCTGCATTCTGCGTGAGCCCTGAAAGGTCAAATACTGGTTGCAGCGTGGCGCTGCAGCCAGGAAGCGAGTCTTGAAAAGGTTTCGGCGGTCACGACATCGTCGCGGTTGTATCCCGGCGGTGTGGACGGTGCATGCGCGCAGGACGGAAATCCCGGCTGGTCGTGCACGGAATCCAGCCGTCGTCCGCTGCCACTGCGATCGGTCAGCGGGCTGACGGCGAACCAGGCGACGTTGCGCACCGGGTTGTTGACACAATCCGGATTTCCGTCGCCACCGCCGCTGCCGGTCAGAATGATGCGATCCGGATCGGTAGCCAGGCGATCGGCATTGATCAGCCCGCGCACGAGGTCGCCGCTGCCGGGCGGGCCACCGCCGGGCAAACGCTTGATGGCGCGGGCCAGGTCGGCCTGCGAGTCGGTGGAACGAAAAACACCGTAATAGGCCCGGAGCTCGGGAATGGGTTGCGACATGCCCAGTGATACATAAGGGACCCAGCCGGTTTCCAGCTCCGGCGGGCAGGCATCCTGCTCCAGGCTTTCCAGGCCGTCACCTTCACGGTCGGGGCAAGGCAGCCGGCCATGCGCCAATGCAAAGGCGCGCATGCTCGAGCGCAACTCCTCGCCATGAGCTAGCGCCGTTGCGCGATCGGCCACCGGGTTCAGGTTGCCGAAGGTGTCGGTCGCGATCCAGGCCAGGACCCCGATGACGGTCAGGGCGATGGCCAGCTCGACCAGTGTGAACCCGTGTGCGCCCGAATATCCGTGAATCATGGCGATTCCTCGTCCGGCATTCCCGGCGGATCGAGATCCATCAGGTTCGGCATGTCGGACTGGAGCGCGCTGATTTCCTCGAAAAGCTCCATCATCCGGTCGCTGTGATCGACCTCGCCGCTTTCTTCGGCCAGCCGCGACAACTCCTGCGCCCGCGAGCGCATCTGCCCGGCCACATCAACCGTGGTTTCGAGATCCTGCAGGTTGACCCCGGCCACCTCGTCGGTGCCCAGGGTGGCGCGCAGGCGCCCAAGTACCTGCCGCAACTCGTCGGGATCGGCGCCCAGGCCTTCGCGGGACAGTCCCAGCAGGCGCTGCTGGATATCCATCAGCTCCTCGACGCTTTCGCTGCCGGGCAGCGGGGCGCGCAGACCGGTCGACGGCTCGTGAATCCTGGGTTCGCGTTCGCCGAACAGTTCCGGCACGGTGGGGCCGGGGACGTCTTCGGCATCTGCCGGATCAAATGCCCGGTCAGGAGCAAGGGCCGGCTCCAGCCGATCCGCCGGGGCGGGCTGCTCCGTTCGCGTCGTGGGCAGATCGGGGGTATCCATCGGCGCCGGCGCGATAAAGCGGTACTGCACCCACAGCCAGAGCGCGCCAACCACCAGCAGCCCCAACAAAAATCCGAGAACAGCCTGGCGATTGATCATGATCCGTCCCGCTCGCTCGAGTTCTCCAGGGTGCCGCGCCGGACCCGGTCCCGGGACAGGGTCAGTACCTGGCGGCCCTCTCTTTCCTGGATCACCACCTGGTGGCCTTCGATACGCTCAACGCGACCGCCACGATCCAGGCTGGAGGCTTCCGTGACCATGGCCCCATCAATCATGGCCCGCGGTTCGGATCCGAGCACGATCAGGCTGAGCCGACGATCCGGCAGCACCGGCGCCGGTTCCGCCGCGGCAATCCGGTCGTCGATCAGATCGCGTGGCGCCAGCGCAAGCAGCGGCGCGTCGTCTGCATCGGCCCGTACCGAGGCAACGGCCTGGGTATCGATTTCGCGGGCGATGCTGTCGATGTTGGCGGCCAGCCCCTCCAGCGCTTCCCTGCTGACCGGGGCCGAGACCTCGGCAGAGCCGGAATCGGCGCGCGGTGGCATGTGGGTCCTCTGGCCGTCGAAGAAACCGCCCAGACCGGCCGCGGCAAGCAGCAACACGACGATGGCGGTGAGCGTCAGAAATGCGAATCTCACGTCCGATCCTCCCGCGCTATCAAGCGATAGGAAAAACTGCCCCGACTGGTGCCGGCCGGGTCCAGCGAACGGGCCTCCCAGCCCGCTTCGTTCAGGGCCGCGACAAAGCGACTGATGGTGCCGCTCTGACCGCTTTCACTTGCCCGGCCGTCGACGCGCAAGCGGTAGTCTCCGCGCACGTCTTCGAGCGTGATGCGATGAATCGACACGCCCTCGGGCACGGCCGCTCGAATCTGTTCCACCACCGGAACCGGTGCATACAGACTGCCGGGAACCAATTGCTGAACAAAGCCGGCCACCGACTCCAGCCGGACCCAGTCCGGCGGCGCCGAGCCATTGCCGATGGCCTCGCGCAGACCATCGATCTCGGCCTGGCGGGTGGTCAGCTCACCCTGGGTTTCTGCAGCCACCTGGCGCGCCTGCCAGCCGCCGGCCAGCAGACCGAGTGCCAGCACCGCGATCAACGCCATGGCCATGGGCGCGCGCTTCTCGGCCAGCCAGGCCAGTCGCTGCGGCACCGGGTTGGCCAGGTTCATGGCCGGCTGGGCATTCAATTGCTCGGCCAGACCATCGAAGGGGGCATCGCTGCGCCCTCCTACAAAGGTGCCGGGCAGGAGCTCGACGCTCAGCGCTTCTTCCTGCTGCATGGCATCGACCAGATCAGACTCCTGATCAACACCGGAGCGGCTCAGCGGCAGCCAATCCAGCGTCACTTCGCCGGAGCGAAGCATCGGGTGGTCGACCAGTTGCCGACCCAGGCGGGTGGCCGCGGCAGTCAGATCGTCGTGACCATCGCCGCTGGCGAAAACATCCTCATAGACAAGTCCCCGGGGACTATCGACAAAGGCCATCAAGTGCCTGCCATGGCGCAGCACCCTGCCTCCGGCACCGGCAGCCAGCAACTGTCCGGGCAGCACGATCATGCAATGATCGGACTGGCGCGAGGCCCACTCCATGCCATCCTGCCAGGCAGCCAGCGGAACGGCGGTGTAGAGCACCTGCGCGCCGTCGGGAAGCCGGCGATTGCGATGAATGACGACATGGCTGGGGCCCTCGATCCACCCTTCCATGCGCACATGGCGCTCAACCATGGCGCGGGCGAATGTAGGCTTTCCCTCGAACCTCAGCTCACCAAGCACGGCGCCCGGGAAGGACATGACGACCATGGCCGGGCGGCTCAGTCGCTCGCGCGGCTTGAGCTGGCGGGTCTCGCCATCGGGCCCCAGCAGGGTCCAGGCGTCTCCCGCGGCCAGAACGACATCAACCGGCGTCATACATCCTCCTCGACTTGCAGGTAAAGCGTGCCGGTCAACTCGAAGTTGAGCCCACGCTCGCGCTGGGACGGCACACTGAACAGGCTGAAACCGGGGTCGCTCACACCGACCGTCCAGGCGCGCGGCACAAACAGGGCGCGGCGGTCCTCGGGCACGGTCTCGTCCAGCGCCGCCAGCACGTCACGTCGTGGCATGGTCGAACTGCGATAGCGCAGGCGCCGTTCGGTCCAGCGACCCGACTGCAGGCCCAGGGACTCGGCCCGGTCCAGCAGATCGGTCGCCGCCTGCTCTATCTCGCGGCGCCGCTCGACCTGTTCGCGCTGCTCGGCCAGAACCGCGGCTTCCCGGTCCA from Wenzhouxiangella sp. AB-CW3 includes:
- the mshL gene encoding pilus (MSHA type) biogenesis protein MshL, whose protein sequence is MNRMTFQTVTVSRMLLTIALVAVATACATPRSLDHLERTEPDTESAPAVAERAAQHSEQLARTVDMLREKIERRRELEETEPVAPAFDPLEAETITLMVDGADISEALRALSEESDLNLIVDPEVYALGQRATMSLDNVSLREALDQILSVYNVHGEVRGNTLRVRLFEEKTYSLDFLNAQSDLQLSAGGNVFGAGTEGGGGGSGMTGGGGGSSALRGDITLNASGGSDTNPYEGVRNALANVLRTSDSDATVISVDESSSSLYLKARPSEVATVDKFIQRLRSVIGRQVFIEAQLIDVRLSDQFEFGIDWNLLRNRFAGTIGGSGGRIGEAAASLPPGDQGLPERGVVLPERALGREGSGGLGGAYQSDNFSAVLNALDSFGHVSVLSNPNIMARNGSPALLNVGTTSRFVSSTSVTDTGTETTAGRTRTEVQTDSVFSGVMVAVVPYLRDDGVIELLIHPMQTEVDEGSLALVDVGGDTRISLPRVNLKGLTTTLQLRDGDMALIGGLIDQSHGTNDTGVPGVSRIGLFGRLFGQRREQSETRELVIALRVHSQ
- a CDS encoding GspE/PulE family protein, whose translation is MKHIQEVDEMLDMPAQEPITGSGSNAGGRWNLGTLARQQGLISQTELDYALQKQAVEGGLLGNLLVEHGFATQKEIAQLLARQRTEGGEFVDVDDLPEPSADAMAPFNQSLCLKNGFLPISVRDGLATVALGDGSPEHVRDLVQRRTGWDIRFVQSDFAGIKRAIRQHFYFAANPQETVLQREIRLLENDRDRVYSPEKLVDHLLNLAVRERATDIHIAPGVDSRHVLFRIDGVLRPMFALSPALDRVTSFIKLCAEMDVAEQRLPQDGSFSREVMDQPFTMRVSTLIAEHGERMVLRLLPERNALDKLTDLGFLAEDVEALGPLFSRPSGLILLTGPTGSGKSTTLHAALRMQALVERNVLTVEDPVEYRVNSVCQTEVNARSGYTFSNALRYFLRHDPDVILVGEIRDAETARAAIDAASTGHLVLSTLHVGSIFGVVPRLKILGMDTETIAENLLGVINQRLVRRICPHCKESVQPTDEERQWLGVDDQEPVRIWRGRGCDHCRGSGYHGRLPIYEQLVMDRIMADAVADDVTRGQLRDLAAQQGMRSIHALARRQVLAGETTVEEIHRAVGNAPQ
- a CDS encoding tetratricopeptide repeat protein, which codes for MSLIHQALQRVEADAATERQVYAAARSRTGQVTRRTLTLGGLAATGLALPILVSTVFSINADGGTDGQETAITEIAAVSPERQVSAMVEEPAAEPTERSRPASGQRRSDDALAAPIEEVEPIQVARAVDLRPLEVASVASAGDRGGERNGQQARSATDAEASTGTADSEPEPSPDSKSDSKPASDRETGPETAAEEAGQVSVSVARRSAAARELHSDLLSAIGNRDWEAAEEALAELQAVLPRDHLTRLRAEGWFYLQSGDHRRAVSPYQDILRRVPDDEQAFVNLIHAHLALDERGAARRLLEQAARQDVDSSTLRSLSRSLGQ
- a CDS encoding ExeA family protein — encoded protein: MSTMAPDQVLGLERHPFPVTPDANSYFLPRGREAALAELAHCIEARRGILLVTGEIGLGKTTLLRRLLADFDPDTLEYALIFNTFLRGGELLQAICSDFGLDAGDSVSDNLERLNHFLIDRAEAGRTCLLVLDDAQNLDAESLEMIRLLSNLETDQHKLLQILLCGQPELDDRLSAPNLRQLSSRIVYRLDLEPLSRAELSDYVRFRLDAAGSAGRIGISASALRCLWQCSKGNPRRIHLLLDRCLYALIGAAQQHISVAMVRQAAGELEMVSGHHAWRAPALSFAAAAVLSSALVFGLDPQRETASQTDTVPAPVVKPLDSEWLAGLEETSATDTTPPCLDELLERHGEAVGLYPQPPALDGDDGSEHLCRFEKADRHWLAVEPVPGVGDRGHVREVQRLLFELGLLDADGVDGWFGPITRSAVEAFQQQSGLPTHGRPDALTSGLLQALARHEARKSDETHSGG
- a CDS encoding type II secretion system protein, with the translated sequence MIHGYSGAHGFTLVELAIALTVIGVLAWIATDTFGNLNPVADRATALAHGEELRSSMRAFALAHGRLPCPDREGDGLESLEQDACPPELETGWVPYVSLGMSQPIPELRAYYGVFRSTDSQADLARAIKRLPGGGPPGSGDLVRGLINADRLATDPDRIILTGSGGGDGNPDCVNNPVRNVAWFAVSPLTDRSGSGRRLDSVHDQPGFPSCAHAPSTPPGYNRDDVVTAETFSRLASWLQRHAATSI